The following DNA comes from Miscanthus floridulus cultivar M001 chromosome 5, ASM1932011v1, whole genome shotgun sequence.
atagttttgagtttttttttatttaaagtcgtTAAAATGcttaaaaaattaatgacatatttatacttaagggtattttcgacttttcacatcTGCGGTTTGAAGACGTTAGAGCTCAAATTGACGACAGTGGCATGAATGACACAAAAAAAAGTTAGAGAAGTGACGCTGAAaaccgctgaactttttcagagATAAATATGACGATCTTTTTTTATTGGCACAAGTAATTCCCCTTCTATTTTTGACAGCCCAAAAATCTccctctcccctctctcctcatccccctctctctcccgaAGCAGGCTCGGCGACCCCGGATGGCGCCGCCGGGAAGCAGCGACtgcagccctcctcctcctcctcctcctccttccccctCACGTCGCGTCAGGGCTGCGGCGGGCCGGCGCGCGCGTGCCCCGGCACTAGCTAATAGGTTTTACCTGTTTTAGACCATTGATCCTCCTGATTTGGTATGCATTTATTTTCTAATCAGCTTGAGAGCACCTACATCTGTGTCGGGTCAAGTGTTGTGGAAGGAATCATATTGCGCGCGTGCCCCGGCACTAGCTAATAGGTTTTACCTGTTTTAGACCATTGATCCTCCTGATTTGGTATGCCTTTATTTTCTAATCAGCTTGAGAGCACCTACATCTGTGTCGGGTCAGTGTTGTCGAAGGAATCATATTGATCTTTGTTTTGGGCACTGCCGTAAATTGATAGCATAAGTAATTTTTGGCCTGCCTTGCCTAGCCACACTGCTATGCTATGTTGATCCATTTTTTAGTGTTCCTTTCTGGTGCAGTAGCTCCAATGTGCTTTTTAAAGTATAAATACAGTAGCTGTTCAAATAGAAACATTTCACAAATACATGTTGCTTCATAGTTGTGAAAGAAACCAATATAGGTTGCCAGGTTGATAAAATTCATTTTTGTCCTAACtaagagaaagaaagaagaatGAGGGTGTTCACAGGTGTGACTATTTTTTTTCTATAATAGTTTGGCACATGATTATGAGGTGCTATGTCTGCTAGGTGCAGCTAACTTTGGCCATCAGTGCTTTTGTTCACAGGTGCGAGCATGTTGATGTTGCGGTATGTCATGGGTGTCTCCTCTTTTGTTTTATGCCTTAATTTGCAGCTAGCTTTGGCCATCAGTGCTTTACAAGAAACTATCACACATCTGTAAAAAATTGTTTGCACTGAAATTGCAGACACAGGCACAGGCTCAACTAACCACTGCTTCTAGCAAACATGTTAATGCTGCCGTATGTCGTTCGTGTATCCTCTTTTATTTTACGGCCGATTTACAGCTACCTTTGGCCATCAAATTTTTACAGTAACCTATCACACATGTCTAAAAAATTGTATGACCTCAAATTACAGATACCTTGAGACACATCACCACCAGGAGCAACTCAGGACGAGCACGAGCTGCTGGACTTACAAACTACTAACATCGTGAACACCTCTGCATATGCCATTTGTGTTTCtattattcagagttttttttttgcttaCAGTCACGTTTATACTTCAGTGATTCACATAAATTAACTCAGCACTAAAACTCATTGCTGTCTGTTTCTATTGTTAGACACCTCCACCAGGATTCAACCCTGAGGAAAACACCTCCGAAACAGACGGCGGTCATGTAAATCCATATACATTTTTTAATCACTCTCTTTTTTaaaagttttattttttttctccccTAGTCCCAGCCCACACCATATCAAAAGAGTCTTCCACGTATCACCAGCTCCACCTTTTTCTGCTACTATATACTGCTAACAGTTTTTTTTGGTTATTTCAACAGTCCTGCTACAATAGCTGGATCCTCAGCTTTAGCCCATGACAATGTTCCTAAACGTTTGTTCGGGGACACTTTGCTTGGAAACCAGGTGTTCAACAATTGCCCTCACATCTGCATGTGTCATCAGCAATATACCCACAGTGATCCATTGCTGCCTACCTCGCAAATGCCTCTACTTTCAGTTTATCTTACATATGCCTCAGGCCTTCACATTTATTCCATCATATTCAGGATGACGAGCGGTGGAGAAGACGGCCACAACAGCACCGAGAGCaatggcaaaaaacaaaaaaccgGTGTGGTGTTCAAACCAGCTGCAAAAATGTACGCCCATCAACATAACTGCATCATATGAACACTTACAATCTACCTGCCTTACTCCAATGACATCGCGTGCTTCGTAAAATGCAGTGACACACCTGAAGCCCCTAGGACCAGTGATTCAAAGCAAACACATAGAAACAAGACCCCCAAGGGAGCCTAGAGATACATTGCAGGTTCACCTTGTTACACTGCTTAGATTCAAACTAACCTAATCACTGCCAAGTGGGATTCATCCTTATAAGCCGTTCTATTTTTGCTGGACACCCACTGCAGAAATTCAGCGTGTAGCACTTTGCCAAATTCTGCATTTCAGGTCTACCTAGGATGAAC
Coding sequences within:
- the LOC136453548 gene encoding uncharacterized protein isoform X2, with the protein product MLMLPYLETHHHQEQLRTSTSCWTYKLLTSHLHQDSTLRKTPPKQTAVIPATIAGSSALAHDNVPKRLFGDTLLGNQDDERWRRRPQQHREQWQKTKNRCGVQTSCKN
- the LOC136453548 gene encoding uncharacterized protein isoform X1 — its product is MLMLPYLETHHHQEQLRTSTSCWTYKLLTSHLHQDSTLRKTPPKQTAVIPATIAGSSALAHDNVPKRLFGDTLLGNQVFNNCPHICMCHQQYTHSDPLLPTSQMPLLSVYLTYASGLHIYSIIFRMTSGGEDGHNSTESNGKKQKTGVVFKPAAKIDTPEAPRTSDSKQTHRNKTPKGA